Proteins from one Planctomyces sp. SH-PL62 genomic window:
- a CDS encoding DUF4838 domain-containing protein yields the protein MVTRGVVLVPEDLTLGDWPERAARAGLTTIGIHHPTSPRAVVDWIQADAGRRFLEACKRLGLEVEYELHAMGELLPRSLFDRSPEFFRMDASGRRNPDSNCCPSSPEALELIAGNAVAISRTLKPTTGRYFLWGDDGLPWCACPTCRELSPSDQALLVENRVIRALREIDARAALAHLAYTDTLPPPKSVKPEPGVFLEYAPIRRRYDAPYAEQADPSQPDGLHLLDANLQVFPAETAQVLEYWLDVSLFSKWKRPAVKLPWRRDVLEADVATYGSRGIRHVTSFAVYVDAEYRRRYGEPEFLDEYGAVLAAYRKPDGPD from the coding sequence ATGGTGACTCGCGGCGTGGTGCTCGTACCCGAGGATTTGACGCTCGGCGACTGGCCCGAGCGGGCCGCGCGGGCGGGGCTGACGACCATCGGAATCCACCACCCGACCTCGCCCCGGGCGGTCGTCGACTGGATCCAGGCCGACGCCGGCCGACGGTTCCTCGAAGCCTGCAAGCGGCTCGGGCTGGAGGTCGAGTACGAACTGCACGCCATGGGGGAGCTGCTGCCCCGCAGCCTGTTCGACCGCAGCCCGGAGTTCTTCCGGATGGACGCATCGGGACGCCGGAACCCCGACTCCAACTGCTGCCCGAGCTCTCCGGAGGCGCTGGAGTTGATCGCCGGGAACGCCGTCGCGATCTCCCGCACGCTGAAGCCGACCACCGGACGGTACTTCCTCTGGGGCGACGACGGACTTCCCTGGTGCGCCTGCCCCACGTGCCGCGAACTCAGCCCTTCCGACCAGGCGCTCCTGGTCGAGAACCGGGTGATTCGCGCCTTGCGCGAGATCGACGCCAGGGCCGCTCTCGCCCACCTGGCCTACACCGACACCCTGCCACCGCCGAAGTCGGTGAAGCCCGAGCCGGGCGTCTTCCTGGAGTACGCCCCGATCCGCCGGCGCTACGACGCCCCCTACGCGGAACAGGCCGACCCGAGCCAGCCCGACGGCCTCCACCTGCTCGACGCCAACCTCCAGGTCTTCCCGGCGGAGACGGCCCAGGTCCTGGAGTACTGGCTGGACGTCTCCCTGTTCTCGAAGTGGAAGCGCCCCGCCGTGAAACTCCCCTGGCGGCGCGACGTGCTCGAAGCCGACGTGGCGACCTACGGCTCGCGAGGCATCCGCCACGTCACCAGCTTCGCCGTCTACGTCGACGCCGAGTACCGCCGCCGGTACGGCGAGCCCGAGTTTCTCGACGAGTACGGCGCGGTCCTGGCGGCCTACCGCAAGCCGGACGGCCCGGACTGA
- a CDS encoding sigma-70 family RNA polymerase sigma factor, whose amino-acid sequence MGKSGKGLIVRDLDQLFRRGAVFVADGELLARFLASGDEGAFESIVTRHGPMVRGVCGRLLRDPHDADDAFQATFLVLARYGGKLRDPDRLSSWLYSIARRVSLRARARADRRRAQPLVHDVPAREDARAEWSDLWPVLDAELARMPAPQRDVLVLCLLGGASEQEASQRLDCPVGTVKSRLSRAREALRGRLLRRGVAPAAALAASSAESFASPASSLLIRATLATITAKAPVSPAVAALIQGVSSTMLSKPILVTLALAGGLGLLGLTMPAWTASPPHHPQTVEDSAVPQASEAADVKVKNLQRLLVAMLQSMSATDTASFPAAAIHGPDGQPLLSWRVAILPFLGEEALYREFHLDEPWDGPHNRSLIARMPAVYRTPDIPTQAGRTRFRGFSIPGAMFDPNPNPAAMGMMMGGMMSSGMTGRGGRMDGMGIGMDGSGVMSAGSGSSVREGVERSGTGRGETPPEPEKAEDRDRREDDPNDPAAEGAMGRGMGISPDGPLEGMGAAGAGPAPRAPNQGVGMAEITDGTSNTAFLVVASEAVEWTRPGEIDADPSQAAASFDGGDPRGFVVGLVDGAARFLPPSPNRPRYLAALLSRAGGEILDWSDYVPRTVPAALMPVPPLPLAEARMKPSETVAPASPVVEPPVAEPSLEQRMQRVEEKLDRLLQKLDAGDPDDEATKP is encoded by the coding sequence ATGGGCAAGAGCGGCAAGGGACTGATCGTCCGGGACCTGGATCAGCTTTTCCGCCGCGGCGCGGTGTTCGTCGCGGACGGGGAGTTGCTCGCGAGATTTCTGGCGAGCGGGGACGAGGGGGCTTTCGAGTCGATCGTGACGCGGCACGGGCCGATGGTCCGGGGCGTGTGCGGTCGGCTCCTGCGCGATCCTCACGACGCGGACGACGCCTTCCAGGCGACGTTCCTGGTCCTGGCCCGATACGGGGGGAAGCTCCGCGACCCCGACCGCCTGTCCTCGTGGCTCTACAGCATCGCCCGCCGCGTGAGCCTCCGGGCCCGCGCCCGGGCCGACCGCCGCCGGGCCCAACCGCTCGTGCACGACGTCCCTGCCCGCGAGGACGCCCGCGCCGAGTGGTCCGACCTGTGGCCCGTCCTGGACGCCGAGCTGGCCCGGATGCCGGCCCCCCAGCGCGACGTGCTGGTCCTCTGTCTGCTGGGCGGTGCCTCGGAACAGGAGGCGTCGCAACGCCTCGACTGCCCGGTCGGCACCGTCAAGAGCCGGCTCTCGCGTGCGAGGGAGGCCCTTCGGGGGCGGCTGTTGCGACGAGGCGTCGCGCCGGCGGCGGCCCTGGCGGCGTCGTCGGCCGAGTCGTTCGCGTCTCCCGCGTCGTCCCTCCTGATCCGTGCGACCCTGGCGACGATCACGGCGAAGGCTCCGGTCTCGCCCGCCGTCGCCGCCCTCATCCAGGGAGTCTCCTCGACCATGCTCTCGAAACCGATCCTCGTGACGCTGGCCCTTGCCGGCGGCCTTGGGCTGCTCGGCCTGACGATGCCGGCCTGGACCGCAAGCCCGCCGCATCACCCCCAGACCGTGGAAGATTCGGCCGTCCCGCAGGCGTCGGAGGCGGCCGACGTCAAGGTGAAGAACCTCCAGCGCCTTCTGGTGGCCATGCTTCAGTCCATGAGCGCGACGGATACGGCCTCCTTCCCCGCCGCCGCCATCCACGGCCCGGACGGCCAGCCGCTCCTCAGTTGGCGGGTCGCAATCCTCCCCTTCCTCGGCGAGGAGGCGCTCTACAGGGAGTTCCACCTCGACGAGCCCTGGGACGGCCCCCACAACAGGTCGTTGATCGCCCGCATGCCGGCGGTCTATCGAACCCCAGACATCCCGACTCAGGCGGGCCGGACGCGGTTCCGAGGTTTCTCCATCCCCGGAGCGATGTTCGACCCGAATCCCAACCCGGCCGCCATGGGGATGATGATGGGCGGCATGATGTCCAGTGGTATGACCGGCCGTGGGGGCCGCATGGACGGGATGGGGATCGGGATGGATGGCTCCGGGGTGATGTCGGCCGGAAGTGGATCGTCGGTGCGCGAGGGCGTCGAGAGGTCCGGGACGGGCCGCGGCGAGACTCCCCCCGAGCCGGAAAAGGCCGAGGATCGCGACCGTCGGGAAGACGACCCGAACGACCCGGCGGCGGAGGGGGCGATGGGCAGGGGCATGGGCATCTCGCCGGACGGTCCCCTGGAGGGGATGGGGGCGGCTGGAGCGGGACCGGCGCCTCGGGCTCCGAACCAGGGCGTGGGGATGGCGGAAATCACCGACGGCACGTCCAACACGGCGTTCCTCGTCGTCGCCTCGGAGGCTGTCGAATGGACCAGGCCCGGCGAGATCGATGCGGATCCGAGCCAGGCGGCCGCAAGCTTCGACGGCGGCGACCCCCGAGGGTTCGTCGTCGGTCTGGTCGACGGCGCGGCCCGGTTCCTGCCCCCCAGTCCGAATCGGCCGCGATATCTTGCGGCGCTGCTCTCCCGCGCGGGGGGCGAGATCCTCGACTGGTCGGATTACGTTCCACGGACGGTGCCCGCGGCCCTCATGCCGGTCCCTCCCCTCCCCTTGGCCGAGGCTCGCATGAAGCCCTCCGAGACGGTCGCGCCCGCTTCGCCCGTCGTGGAACCGCCGGTGGCTGAGCCCTCCCTGGAGCAACGGATGCAGCGCGTCGAGGAGAAGCTGGACCGCCTGCTCCAGAAGCTCGACGCCGGCGATCCCGACGACGAAGCGACGAAGCCCTGA
- a CDS encoding TIGR04053 family radical SAM/SPASM domain-containing protein encodes MNQTRPTPPADAPRPDWTRRRNFDSSPLIAFYEVTRACDLICLHCRACAQPKADPAELDTSASLRLIDQLASFPEPPLLVFTGGDPLKRADLFDLIAHAAGVGLQTAITPSPTPLVTAEAIARLKAAGIGRMAVSLDGVDAATHDRVRGVAGSFDMTRKIMDDAREAGVPIQVNTTLTPDTFGQLEAIADLLEPRGIALWSLFLIIPVGRASADMRLDGERYEQAFARLWKLSREHTFMIKTTEGMHYRRYVLQRRKESGGAEPMKLSARGWNGGLPGVNDGRGIVFISHAGLIHPSGFLPLTCGMFPFNDVVDVYQRSPIFRRLRDADTFGGKCGVCEYRHVCGGSRARAFAVTGDPYAAEPDCTYIPRAWDEAHAPLPQLEPSSSA; translated from the coding sequence ATGAATCAGACCCGCCCCACGCCGCCGGCCGACGCCCCGCGTCCCGATTGGACCCGCCGCCGCAACTTCGACTCCAGCCCGCTGATCGCCTTCTACGAGGTGACCCGCGCCTGCGACCTGATCTGCCTGCACTGCCGGGCCTGCGCCCAGCCGAAGGCCGACCCGGCCGAGCTGGACACGTCGGCCTCGCTCCGGCTGATCGACCAGCTCGCGAGCTTCCCCGAGCCGCCGCTCCTGGTCTTCACCGGCGGCGACCCCCTCAAGCGGGCCGACCTGTTCGACCTGATCGCCCACGCGGCCGGGGTCGGATTGCAGACGGCCATCACCCCCTCGCCGACCCCCCTGGTCACCGCCGAGGCGATCGCCCGGCTCAAGGCCGCCGGGATCGGCCGCATGGCCGTCTCGCTCGACGGCGTCGACGCCGCCACCCACGACCGGGTCCGGGGCGTCGCCGGCTCGTTCGACATGACCCGCAAGATCATGGACGACGCCCGCGAGGCCGGAGTCCCGATCCAGGTCAACACCACGCTCACCCCGGACACGTTCGGCCAGCTCGAAGCCATCGCCGACCTGCTGGAGCCCCGGGGCATCGCCCTCTGGTCGCTCTTCCTGATCATCCCCGTGGGCCGCGCCTCGGCCGACATGCGGCTCGACGGCGAGCGCTACGAGCAGGCGTTCGCCCGCCTGTGGAAGCTCTCGCGCGAGCACACGTTCATGATCAAGACGACCGAGGGCATGCACTATCGTCGATACGTCCTCCAGCGCCGGAAGGAGTCGGGCGGGGCCGAGCCGATGAAGCTCTCGGCCCGGGGCTGGAACGGCGGCCTGCCGGGGGTGAACGACGGCCGGGGCATCGTGTTCATCAGCCACGCCGGCCTGATCCACCCCAGCGGGTTCCTGCCGCTGACCTGCGGCATGTTCCCGTTCAACGACGTGGTCGACGTCTACCAGCGCTCGCCCATCTTCCGCCGCCTCCGCGACGCCGACACCTTCGGCGGCAAGTGCGGCGTCTGCGAGTACCGCCACGTCTGCGGCGGCAGCCGCGCCCGCGCCTTCGCCGTCACCGGCGACCCCTACGCCGCCGAGCCTGACTGCACCTACATCCCCCGCGCCTGGGACGAGGCCCACGCCCCCCTCCCGCAGCTCGAACCGTCCTCCTCGGCCTGA
- the hemG gene encoding protoporphyrinogen oxidase: MRDEPDAMGGNPGGIETVDVAVVGGGITGLAAANRLRELDPSLSVAVLEAGAKPGGVLGTDRRDGFLIDSSADSFITNVPWAIDLCRRLGLEDRLIQTAERNRRSFVVRAGRLEPIPDGLIIMAPSKIGPMVRTRILSVPGKLRLAMERFLPKGDGSDESLAGFARRRFGREAYDRLIQPLVGGMYTGDPERLSVKATMPRFLEMEQRDGSLIKSMRAAGGKQTGGSGARYSLFVGLEGGMSDLVEAIVARLPEGTVRTGSPVRRISRDADGWRLDVGDGPTTLRARSVILATSARATAGLLREVAPEAAAEVGAITSTSSAVVSLGFRRDRIAHPLDGFGFVVPFIEDRRILSGSFSSVKFANRAPEGSVLIRVFMGGSKRPELVDADDNELVRIATEELASLLGVRGGPETSSVSRWREVMPQYEVGHLERIADVEARVGALDGLELAGNWLRGIGVPMCIHSGEQAAGRAASRIGQAAGRAG; this comes from the coding sequence ATGCGGGACGAGCCGGACGCGATGGGCGGAAATCCAGGCGGGATCGAAACCGTGGACGTGGCGGTCGTGGGGGGCGGGATCACCGGACTGGCGGCGGCCAACCGCCTCCGCGAGCTTGACCCGTCGCTAAGCGTGGCGGTGCTGGAGGCCGGTGCGAAGCCCGGCGGCGTGCTCGGGACGGACCGTCGCGACGGCTTCCTGATCGACTCCAGCGCCGACAGCTTCATCACCAACGTCCCCTGGGCGATCGACCTCTGCCGCCGCCTGGGCCTGGAAGACCGCCTGATCCAGACCGCCGAGCGGAACCGGCGGTCGTTCGTCGTCCGCGCGGGGAGGCTGGAGCCGATCCCGGACGGCCTGATCATCATGGCCCCATCGAAGATCGGCCCGATGGTCCGGACGCGCATCCTGAGCGTGCCCGGCAAGCTGCGGCTGGCGATGGAGCGGTTCCTCCCCAAAGGCGACGGCTCCGACGAGAGCCTCGCCGGGTTCGCCCGCCGACGGTTCGGCCGCGAGGCCTACGACCGCCTGATCCAGCCCCTGGTCGGCGGCATGTACACCGGCGACCCCGAGCGCCTGAGCGTCAAGGCGACCATGCCGCGCTTCCTGGAGATGGAGCAGCGCGACGGCAGCCTGATCAAATCCATGCGCGCCGCCGGCGGCAAGCAGACGGGCGGATCGGGCGCCCGCTACAGCCTGTTCGTCGGGCTCGAAGGGGGCATGTCCGACCTGGTCGAGGCGATCGTCGCGAGGCTGCCGGAGGGGACCGTGCGGACCGGCTCCCCCGTGCGTCGAATCTCCCGCGACGCCGACGGCTGGCGGCTCGACGTCGGGGACGGCCCGACGACGCTCCGCGCCCGCTCGGTGATCCTGGCGACTTCCGCGAGGGCGACGGCCGGCCTGCTGCGCGAGGTCGCGCCGGAGGCCGCGGCCGAGGTCGGGGCGATCACGTCGACGTCGAGCGCGGTCGTCTCGCTGGGCTTCCGCCGCGATCGGATCGCGCACCCGCTGGACGGATTCGGCTTCGTCGTCCCGTTCATCGAGGATCGGCGGATCCTCTCGGGGAGCTTCTCCAGCGTGAAGTTCGCCAACCGCGCGCCCGAGGGTTCGGTCCTGATCCGCGTATTCATGGGGGGCTCCAAACGGCCCGAGCTGGTGGACGCGGACGATAACGAGCTGGTGCGGATCGCCACGGAGGAGCTGGCGTCGCTGCTGGGCGTGCGGGGGGGGCCGGAAACCTCGTCCGTCTCCCGTTGGCGCGAGGTCATGCCGCAGTACGAGGTCGGCCACCTGGAGCGGATCGCGGACGTCGAGGCGAGGGTCGGGGCGCTCGACGGCCTGGAGCTGGCCGGGAACTGGCTGCGCGGGATCGGCGTCCCCATGTGCATCCACAGCGGCGAGCAGGCCGCCGGCCGCGCGGCCAGCCGGATCGGCCAGGCCGCCGGTCGCGCGGGTTGA
- a CDS encoding Gfo/Idh/MocA family protein → MTNRRDALKFGAAGLTASMLGGYTRGAADEKPFRVGLIGCGWYGKSDLFRLIQVAPVEVVSLCDPDKKQLAHAAEMVASRQKSGKTPRTYGDYREMLKEKDLDIVLVATPDHWHALPMIAAVEAGADVYVQKPISHDVLEGEAMVAAARKHNRVVQVGTQRKSTPHLIEAKKQVVDAGLLGKIGHVEVCCYYHMRANDNPPVTTPPDFFDYEMWTGPAPLRPYDGIPHVRWWRTFMEYGSGITGDMCVHMLDTARWMLGLGWPEKITSSGGILVQKDGKSNISDTQGATFEYPEYDVVWQHRTWGTSPDPEYPWALMIYGEKGTLKASTMRADFIPQGEGKPLHFDCVFEREKYPEDVNEPEIELNAAPATRLHMRNFLASIADRSRPIADIEQGHISTASCLLANLSMQLDRPVVYDPSKRIVVGDDEATKLLRGPYRAPWQHPADSLL, encoded by the coding sequence ATGACGAATCGCCGGGACGCGCTGAAGTTCGGCGCGGCGGGACTGACGGCCTCGATGCTCGGAGGGTACACGCGCGGGGCGGCCGACGAGAAGCCGTTCCGCGTGGGCCTGATCGGCTGCGGCTGGTACGGCAAGTCGGACCTGTTCCGGCTGATCCAGGTCGCCCCCGTCGAGGTCGTCTCGCTCTGCGACCCCGACAAGAAGCAGCTCGCCCACGCGGCCGAGATGGTCGCCTCCCGCCAGAAGTCCGGGAAGACCCCCAGGACCTACGGCGACTATCGCGAGATGCTCAAGGAGAAGGACCTGGACATCGTCCTGGTCGCCACGCCCGACCACTGGCACGCCCTGCCGATGATCGCGGCCGTCGAGGCCGGGGCCGACGTGTACGTCCAGAAGCCCATCAGCCACGACGTTTTGGAAGGCGAGGCGATGGTCGCCGCCGCCCGCAAGCATAATCGGGTCGTCCAGGTGGGGACCCAGCGCAAGAGCACGCCGCACCTGATCGAGGCCAAGAAGCAGGTCGTCGACGCCGGGCTGCTCGGCAAGATCGGCCACGTCGAGGTCTGCTGTTATTATCACATGCGGGCCAACGACAACCCGCCCGTCACCACCCCGCCGGACTTCTTCGACTACGAGATGTGGACCGGCCCCGCCCCGCTGCGGCCCTACGACGGCATCCCCCACGTCCGCTGGTGGCGGACCTTCATGGAGTACGGCAGCGGCATCACCGGCGACATGTGCGTGCACATGCTCGACACCGCGCGCTGGATGCTCGGCCTGGGATGGCCCGAGAAGATCACGTCGAGCGGCGGCATCCTGGTCCAGAAAGACGGCAAGTCGAACATCAGCGACACCCAGGGTGCGACGTTCGAATACCCCGAATACGACGTCGTCTGGCAGCACCGCACCTGGGGCACCTCGCCCGACCCGGAATACCCCTGGGCGCTGATGATCTACGGCGAGAAGGGGACGCTCAAGGCCAGCACCATGCGGGCCGACTTCATCCCCCAGGGCGAAGGGAAACCCCTCCACTTCGATTGCGTCTTCGAACGCGAGAAGTACCCTGAGGACGTCAACGAGCCGGAAATCGAGCTGAACGCCGCCCCCGCCACGAGGCTCCACATGCGGAACTTCCTGGCCTCGATCGCCGACCGCTCCCGGCCGATCGCCGACATCGAGCAGGGCCACATCTCCACCGCCTCGTGCCTGCTGGCGAACCTCTCCATGCAGCTCGACCGGCCGGTCGTCTACGACCCGAGCAAGCGGATCGTCGTCGGCGACGACGAGGCCACCAAGCTCCTCCGCGGCCCCTACCGCGCCCCCTGGCAGCATCCCGCCGATTCGCTGCTCTGA
- a CDS encoding sigma-70 family RNA polymerase sigma factor, with translation MSGAGRGAVLHDLERLLREGVAPPGDGDLLERFRSTGDEAAFEALVTRHGPMVRGVCHRFLRGDHDVDDAFQATFLVLARKAAGLRDPDRLGPWLYGVASRVAAKARARNLRRGDRPLIDDIPARDDPRAEWSDVRPILDAELARLPSKQRDVLVLCLLGGASEDEASRRLACPVGTVKSRLSRAKEALRGRLVRRGVTPAAALAAASSAESFASPVSMTLLRATLATISAKAAIPPAVAALTQGVAPTMFSKPILSALALAGSLATFGLTAAAWYQPSPPPPQDVASDGPKVEKARTPSPRAATERNLRQILLAMHNFYSTNDAFPTAAIRGANGRPLLSWRVAILPYLGAESNGLYHEFRLDEPWDSPHNQTLIPRMPEFFQTPGVESPPGQTRIRGYAGPDAMFGPELGEETATGVRFEDVRDGAPNTAFLTVAAEPTIWTRPGELSLVPRESFGKPDASDPKGYVFAMADGSIRHFADTPGRDHFVLAALSRSGGEVIPWEVASPKRPPHAGEVESPFQVTEGATVGVPADPRLMQAAPADRGPTPAPDLESRFRRVEEKLDQILERLDEMTRRLDEGARP, from the coding sequence ATGAGCGGTGCAGGCCGAGGTGCGGTTCTTCACGATCTGGAACGACTGCTACGCGAAGGCGTCGCGCCTCCGGGCGACGGCGACCTGCTGGAGCGGTTCCGATCGACGGGGGACGAAGCCGCCTTCGAGGCCCTGGTGACGCGGCATGGGCCGATGGTCCGGGGCGTCTGCCATCGGTTCCTGCGGGGCGACCACGACGTCGACGACGCCTTCCAGGCGACGTTCCTCGTCCTGGCCCGCAAGGCCGCCGGCCTTCGCGACCCCGACCGCCTCGGGCCGTGGCTGTACGGCGTCGCCTCGCGCGTCGCCGCCAAGGCCCGCGCCCGGAACCTCCGGCGCGGGGATCGGCCTCTGATCGACGACATCCCGGCTCGGGACGACCCCCGCGCCGAGTGGTCGGACGTCCGGCCTATTCTCGACGCCGAGCTGGCCCGGCTGCCGTCGAAGCAGCGCGACGTGCTGGTCCTCTGCCTGCTCGGCGGGGCCTCCGAGGACGAGGCTTCGCGACGCCTGGCCTGCCCCGTCGGGACCGTCAAGAGCCGCCTCTCGCGTGCGAAGGAGGCCCTGCGCGGCCGACTCGTCCGGCGCGGGGTCACGCCCGCGGCGGCCCTGGCGGCGGCCTCGTCGGCCGAGTCGTTCGCGTCCCCCGTGTCCATGACGCTCCTCCGCGCGACCCTGGCGACGATCTCGGCGAAGGCCGCGATCCCGCCCGCCGTCGCGGCCCTGACCCAGGGAGTCGCACCGACCATGTTCTCGAAACCGATCCTCTCCGCTTTGGCCCTTGCGGGGAGCCTTGCAACGTTCGGCCTGACGGCGGCGGCCTGGTATCAGCCGTCCCCTCCCCCGCCCCAGGACGTCGCAAGCGACGGCCCGAAGGTCGAGAAGGCGCGGACCCCCTCGCCAAGAGCCGCGACGGAACGCAACCTGCGGCAGATCCTCCTGGCGATGCACAATTTCTACAGCACGAACGACGCCTTCCCGACCGCCGCCATCCGCGGTGCCAATGGGCGGCCCTTGCTGAGCTGGAGGGTGGCGATCCTGCCGTATCTCGGTGCCGAGTCAAACGGTCTCTACCACGAGTTCCGCCTGGACGAGCCCTGGGACTCGCCCCACAACCAGACGTTGATCCCCCGCATGCCCGAATTTTTCCAGACGCCCGGCGTCGAGTCGCCCCCCGGCCAGACCCGGATTCGCGGCTATGCGGGCCCCGACGCCATGTTCGGCCCGGAACTTGGCGAAGAGACGGCCACGGGCGTGCGCTTCGAAGACGTCCGGGACGGGGCGCCGAACACCGCGTTCCTGACCGTGGCCGCCGAGCCGACCATCTGGACGCGGCCGGGGGAACTCTCGCTCGTCCCGCGGGAATCGTTCGGGAAACCCGACGCGAGCGACCCGAAGGGCTACGTCTTCGCCATGGCCGACGGCTCTATCCGCCACTTCGCTGACACGCCCGGACGGGATCATTTCGTGCTGGCGGCGCTCTCGCGGTCGGGAGGCGAGGTCATCCCCTGGGAGGTCGCCTCGCCGAAGAGACCCCCGCACGCCGGCGAGGTCGAGTCGCCTTTCCAGGTGACGGAGGGCGCGACGGTCGGGGTCCCGGCCGATCCCCGTCTCATGCAGGCCGCGCCGGCCGATCGAGGCCCGACGCCCGCGCCGGACCTGGAGTCCCGATTCCGCCGCGTCGAGGAGAAGCTGGACCAGATCCTCGAACGGCTCGACGAGATGACGAGGCGGCTCGACGAGGGGGCGAGGCCCTGA
- a CDS encoding methylated-DNA--[protein]-cysteine S-methyltransferase encodes MSQSIQYARFASPIGELLLAARGDRLCRLNMLDGPSDRRLPEGSEEGRSAFLDDVRAQLDAYFAGRSRSFGLLLSQEGTPFQVQVWTELARIPYGETISYAELARRVGSPKASRAVGGANGRNPIAVVVPCHRVIAADGRLGGFGGGCDRKLWLLQHEAQVAGREVPASWFSRENSRATSRADVVSP; translated from the coding sequence ATGAGCCAATCGATCCAGTACGCCCGGTTCGCGAGCCCCATCGGCGAACTCCTGCTCGCGGCGAGGGGGGATCGGCTCTGCCGGTTGAACATGCTCGACGGCCCCTCCGACCGCCGACTCCCGGAAGGGTCGGAGGAGGGCCGAAGCGCCTTCCTCGACGACGTCCGAGCCCAGCTCGACGCCTACTTCGCCGGGCGGTCGCGGAGCTTCGGTCTTCTGCTGTCCCAGGAGGGGACCCCCTTCCAGGTCCAGGTCTGGACCGAGCTGGCCCGGATCCCCTACGGCGAGACGATCTCTTACGCCGAGCTGGCGCGTCGCGTCGGCTCCCCGAAGGCGAGCCGCGCCGTGGGCGGCGCCAACGGTCGAAATCCGATCGCGGTCGTCGTCCCCTGTCATCGCGTAATCGCCGCCGACGGCCGCCTCGGCGGCTTCGGCGGCGGCTGCGACCGCAAGCTCTGGCTGCTCCAGCACGAGGCCCAGGTCGCCGGCCGCGAGGTCCCCGCCTCCTGGTTCTCTCGCGAGAATTCCCGAGCGACGTCGCGAGCCGACGTCGTCTCGCCCTGA
- a CDS encoding polysaccharide deacetylase family protein produces MGKAVKLLAYRCCKGLGLFHLSRRWGAGRLRILCYHGVSVADEHRFAPGLFMRPETVRSRLEILKRGGYVVLPLAEAVERLDAGTLPADAVVITYDDGFYGSHLFGMDVARGFGLPQTFYITTYHVIKQTPIFRLVVRYLFWKTHHRELRVDGLLDPETGTIPLGDGRSNEFMWRLIRHAEERLDEPGRVALGRELGGRLGVDYDAIARDRRFSLVSPAEIARLVEAGVDVQLHTHRHCMPSDEPGVVREIVDNRAVLEPIVGRPCDHLCYPSGAFLAEQRPWLEALGVASATTCLVGMNDPGTPRLALKRFLDAEDVSAIEFEAELSGFAEILRRVRGAVRREPPATSSPTSYGH; encoded by the coding sequence ATGGGCAAGGCGGTGAAGCTGCTGGCGTATCGCTGCTGCAAGGGCCTCGGCTTGTTCCACCTTTCGCGGCGATGGGGGGCGGGGCGGCTGCGGATCCTCTGCTATCACGGGGTTTCCGTCGCGGACGAGCACCGCTTCGCGCCCGGCCTTTTCATGCGGCCCGAGACGGTGCGATCGCGGCTGGAGATCCTCAAACGCGGAGGATACGTCGTCTTGCCGCTCGCCGAGGCCGTGGAGAGGCTGGACGCGGGGACGCTGCCCGCCGACGCCGTGGTCATCACCTACGACGACGGTTTCTACGGCAGCCACCTCTTCGGGATGGACGTCGCCCGGGGCTTCGGCCTGCCGCAGACCTTCTACATCACGACGTACCACGTCATCAAGCAGACGCCGATCTTTCGGCTGGTCGTCCGCTATCTGTTCTGGAAGACCCACCATCGCGAGCTGCGCGTGGACGGCCTCCTCGACCCGGAAACGGGGACGATCCCCCTGGGGGACGGTCGGTCGAACGAGTTCATGTGGCGGCTGATCCGGCACGCCGAGGAGCGGCTCGACGAACCCGGTCGAGTCGCGCTGGGCCGCGAGCTTGGGGGACGGCTGGGCGTGGATTACGACGCGATCGCCCGCGACCGCCGGTTCTCGCTGGTGAGCCCGGCGGAGATCGCGCGGCTGGTCGAGGCGGGGGTCGACGTCCAGCTTCATACGCACCGGCATTGCATGCCATCGGACGAACCGGGGGTGGTGCGGGAGATCGTCGACAATCGGGCCGTGCTGGAGCCGATCGTCGGCCGTCCTTGCGACCATCTCTGCTACCCCAGCGGCGCCTTCCTGGCCGAGCAGCGGCCCTGGCTCGAGGCGCTGGGGGTGGCGAGCGCCACGACGTGCCTCGTCGGGATGAACGACCCCGGGACGCCTCGGCTCGCGCTGAAGCGGTTCCTCGACGCGGAGGACGTCTCGGCGATCGAGTTCGAGGCCGAGCTGAGCGGCTTCGCGGAGATCCTCCGCCGGGTCCGGGGGGCGGTGCGCCGCGAGCCGCCCGCCACCTCGTCCCCGACGTCGTACGGCCACTAG